One Deinococcus carri DNA window includes the following coding sequences:
- a CDS encoding ABC transporter ATP-binding protein: protein MMLLEAFGLTRRVGDRELWRGWSCAVAAGESVAVVGPSGAGKSVLLRTLAGLEVVEAGEVRYQGRPQSAWPMPDYRAHVLYLPQRSVFDEGNVLDVLRAPFGFRVHRQRRFEEAAAGRLLTSLGRDESLLSRDAATLSGGEGQITALVRALLLGPSVLLLDEATSALDPETVGLTEALLGRWCVDAPGRALIWVSHDPAQRRRVAQRELPLVPAVVA from the coding sequence ATGATGCTGCTGGAAGCGTTCGGTCTGACCCGCCGCGTAGGGGACCGGGAACTGTGGCGGGGCTGGTCATGTGCGGTGGCGGCGGGCGAGAGCGTCGCGGTGGTCGGGCCTTCGGGAGCGGGCAAGAGCGTGCTGCTGCGAACGCTGGCGGGGCTGGAGGTGGTGGAGGCAGGCGAAGTGCGCTATCAGGGGAGGCCGCAGAGCGCGTGGCCGATGCCCGACTACCGCGCGCACGTCCTGTACCTGCCGCAACGTTCCGTCTTTGACGAGGGCAACGTCCTCGACGTGTTGCGTGCGCCCTTCGGGTTCCGGGTTCACCGGCAGCGGCGCTTTGAGGAAGCAGCGGCAGGACGCCTGCTCACTTCCCTTGGGCGGGACGAGTCGTTGCTCTCACGGGACGCCGCCACTCTGTCCGGTGGGGAGGGCCAGATCACAGCGCTGGTGCGCGCCCTGCTGCTGGGACCGTCGGTGCTGCTCCTCGACGAGGCCACATCCGCACTGGACCCCGAAACGGTCGGTCTGACTGAGGCGTTGCTGGGCCGCTGGTGCGTCGACGCACCGGGACGCGCCCTGATCTGGGTCAGCCACGACCCGGCGCAGCGGCGACGGGTGGCCCAGCGTGAGCTGCCCCTGGTCCCGGCGGTGGTGGCGTGA
- a CDS encoding ABC transporter permease gives MSVPLSLWQVALAATLLLVNVALSWRLRLGLGRDIVVAGVRMVAQLLLVGLILGWVFALQHPLPVVGIGLVMTLLAGQAGVGRVRRRYARIYLDSFIAVFGSSFVLTGLTLAGVLRIHPWFEPQYAIPILGMVLGNTLTGVSLALDRFTSDVLGRRGQIEGRLALGATRWEAAHTEVASAVQTGMLPTLNSMAVMGIVSLPGMMTGQILAGASPGTAVRYQIVIMFVLAASSALGALTVVWLAFRTLFDSRDRLRAERLKEPQGGR, from the coding sequence GTGAGCGTGCCGCTGAGCTTGTGGCAGGTGGCGCTCGCGGCGACCCTCCTGCTGGTAAATGTCGCTCTGTCGTGGCGGCTGCGGCTCGGTCTCGGACGAGACATCGTGGTAGCAGGCGTGCGGATGGTCGCGCAGTTGCTGCTGGTCGGACTGATTCTGGGATGGGTGTTCGCCCTCCAACACCCGCTGCCGGTGGTGGGGATCGGTCTGGTCATGACCCTGCTGGCCGGGCAGGCGGGGGTGGGGCGGGTCCGGCGGCGTTACGCCCGGATCTACCTCGACAGCTTCATCGCGGTGTTCGGCAGTTCGTTTGTCCTGACGGGCCTGACGCTGGCGGGCGTCCTGCGGATTCATCCCTGGTTCGAGCCGCAGTACGCTATTCCCATTCTCGGGATGGTGCTCGGAAACACCCTCACGGGCGTGTCGCTCGCCCTCGACCGCTTCACGTCGGACGTGCTCGGGCGGCGGGGCCAGATCGAGGGGCGCCTCGCACTGGGAGCGACCCGCTGGGAAGCGGCCCACACTGAGGTCGCCTCAGCCGTGCAGACAGGGATGCTGCCGACGCTGAACAGCATGGCGGTGATGGGCATCGTGAGCCTGCCGGGCATGATGACGGGGCAGATTCTGGCCGGGGCGTCACCGGGAACCGCTGTGCGATACCAGATCGTGATCATGTTTGTCCTCGCGGCCAGTTCCGCACTGGGGGCCTTGACGGTGGTCTGGCTGGCCTTCCGGACACTGTTCGACTCACGTGACCGCCTGCGGGCCGAACGGCTCAAGGAGCCGCAGGGGGGAAGATGA
- a CDS encoding alkaline phosphatase family protein: protein MGKGHPLWIHPSTRRVSWRAVLPLAALTLGLAPVLALSAPAPFSHVFVIVLENHSVEKVIGNPRLPTLNRLAKEGALATNNHGVTHPSLPNYVALIAGNTFGSHSDDPRQTFSGPTLADELEQAGLTWKGYFQALPHAGYTGSYGGPFGVYAKRHNPFMLFPAIADNPQRAARSVPLSQLEQDLKTGQVPTFALIVPDNCHNLHRNLNCLNPATLAANADAFVAQWVGAIRASTAWDDHAAIVITFDEAEGKDERGGGGRIPTIVLTKNGPHGLQSDRNYNHYSLLRTLTDAWHLKPLGESKNASPMNALFFK from the coding sequence ATGGGTAAAGGCCACCCGCTCTGGATTCACCCGTCCACCCGGCGGGTCTCGTGGCGAGCAGTCCTCCCGCTCGCCGCCCTCACTCTGGGACTGGCCCCAGTGCTGGCCCTGTCTGCTCCGGCCCCCTTCTCGCACGTCTTCGTCATTGTGCTGGAAAACCACAGTGTGGAGAAGGTGATCGGCAACCCGCGCCTGCCGACCCTCAACCGCCTGGCGAAAGAAGGGGCGCTCGCCACCAACAACCACGGCGTCACCCATCCCAGCCTGCCCAATTACGTCGCGCTGATCGCGGGAAACACCTTCGGCAGCCACAGTGACGACCCCCGTCAGACCTTTTCCGGCCCGACCCTCGCCGACGAGCTGGAGCAGGCGGGACTGACCTGGAAGGGCTACTTTCAAGCTCTGCCCCACGCCGGGTACACCGGTTCGTATGGCGGGCCGTTCGGGGTCTATGCGAAGCGGCACAACCCCTTCATGCTGTTCCCCGCCATCGCCGACAACCCGCAGCGGGCCGCGAGGAGTGTGCCCCTCTCGCAGCTCGAACAGGACCTGAAGACGGGACAGGTGCCCACCTTCGCCCTGATCGTGCCCGACAACTGCCACAACCTGCACCGCAACCTCAACTGCCTGAATCCAGCAACGCTGGCCGCCAACGCGGACGCCTTCGTGGCTCAGTGGGTGGGAGCGATCCGGGCGAGCACCGCCTGGGATGACCATGCCGCCATCGTGATCACCTTCGACGAGGCCGAGGGGAAGGACGAGCGCGGAGGTGGTGGGCGGATTCCCACCATCGTGCTGACCAAAAATGGGCCTCACGGCCTTCAGAGTGACCGGAACTACAACCACTACAGCCTGCTGCGGACGCTCACTGACGCCTGGCACCTCAAGCCCCTCGGCGAGAGCAAGAACGCTTCACCCATGAACGCACTGTTCTTCAAATGA
- a CDS encoding DedA family protein: MFSLPALIGSFSYLGIAGIVFAESGLLVGFFLPGDSLLITAGLLAKQGSLHLAGVMLAVALGAVIGDSTGYAIGRRFGPGVFRQQNSRFFRPEYVERTQAFFEKHGGKALILARFVPVVRTVAPTLAGVGKMPYSRFLLFNVIGGLLWSLSVPLLGYLLGGLIPNLDRYILLMVGLVVLLSFIPIALELRKARQTGGAQHG, translated from the coding sequence ATGTTCAGCCTCCCCGCCCTGATCGGGTCCTTTTCCTACCTGGGCATCGCCGGGATCGTGTTCGCCGAGTCGGGCCTGCTGGTGGGCTTTTTTCTGCCGGGCGACAGCCTGCTGATCACGGCGGGTCTCCTCGCCAAACAGGGCAGCCTGCACCTGGCGGGCGTGATGCTGGCGGTGGCGCTGGGAGCGGTCATCGGGGACAGCACCGGGTATGCCATCGGACGCCGCTTTGGCCCCGGGGTATTCAGACAGCAGAACAGCCGCTTCTTCAGGCCGGAGTACGTCGAACGCACCCAGGCGTTCTTCGAGAAGCACGGCGGCAAGGCGCTGATCCTGGCGCGCTTCGTGCCGGTGGTGCGGACGGTGGCGCCCACGCTGGCGGGTGTGGGGAAGATGCCCTACTCGCGTTTCCTGCTGTTCAACGTCATCGGTGGTTTGCTCTGGTCCCTCAGTGTGCCGCTGCTGGGGTACCTGCTCGGCGGCCTGATCCCGAACCTTGACCGGTACATCCTGCTCATGGTCGGTCTGGTCGTGCTGCTGAGCTTCATTCCCATTGCACTGGAACTCCGCAAGGCGCGGCAGACTGGAGGTGCCCAACATGGGTAA
- a CDS encoding PIG-L deacetylase family protein, whose protein sequence is MNRLQRPSRRDVLLGTLLLAVLALVAWINLPVVGRVFDRQADRVAALPAASPFRVGQRVLVLSPHPDDETLCCAGTIQQAQAAGAQVFIAWITAGDGFEFDAVLTQRVLDPSPQDMRSLGNLRVQEARRAVAVLGVSPGRTFMLGYPDGGLFRLFTTNYEEAYTAPHTGASAVYVQHALTPGAPYTGLALETDLRRVLDRVRPDVVLAPAPQDFHADHHTLSFIAMRLMSARQQEDRLRFWVVHGGLEWPVPKGLHPNLPLTLPPLAARLPWDRVDLTATQEQRKLEAVNTYQTQTRVLGRFMRAFVRQNELLSPGPLPEQGQAPGRGTTP, encoded by the coding sequence ATGAACCGACTCCAACGACCCTCAAGACGGGATGTCCTCCTGGGGACGCTGCTGCTCGCCGTGTTGGCGCTGGTCGCGTGGATCAATCTGCCGGTGGTGGGCCGGGTGTTCGACCGGCAGGCGGACCGCGTGGCCGCCCTGCCTGCCGCGTCTCCCTTCCGGGTGGGCCAGCGCGTGCTGGTCCTCTCACCCCACCCCGACGACGAGACGCTGTGCTGCGCCGGGACGATCCAGCAGGCACAGGCGGCGGGAGCACAGGTCTTCATCGCCTGGATAACGGCTGGCGACGGCTTCGAGTTCGACGCAGTCCTCACCCAGCGCGTTCTGGACCCCAGCCCACAGGACATGCGCTCCCTGGGCAACCTGCGCGTGCAGGAAGCCCGGCGGGCCGTCGCCGTGCTGGGCGTATCACCGGGACGGACCTTCATGCTCGGTTATCCAGACGGGGGGCTGTTTCGCCTGTTTACCACCAACTACGAGGAGGCGTACACCGCGCCGCACACCGGGGCCTCCGCCGTGTACGTGCAGCATGCGCTGACGCCCGGCGCGCCCTACACCGGGCTGGCGCTGGAAACTGACCTCCGCAGGGTGCTGGACCGGGTGCGTCCCGACGTGGTGCTGGCCCCCGCCCCGCAGGACTTCCACGCGGATCATCACACCCTTTCCTTCATCGCCATGCGGCTGATGAGTGCCCGGCAGCAGGAAGACCGGCTGCGCTTCTGGGTGGTCCACGGCGGGCTGGAGTGGCCCGTCCCCAAGGGTCTACACCCGAATCTGCCGCTGACGCTGCCCCCGCTGGCCGCGCGCCTCCCCTGGGACCGGGTGGACCTGACCGCCACGCAGGAGCAGCGCAAGTTGGAGGCCGTCAACACCTACCAGACCCAGACCCGCGTCCTGGGCCGCTTCATGCGGGCGTTCGTCCGGCAGAACGAGTTGCTCAGCCCGGGACCATTGCCCGAACAGGGACAGGCACCCGGACGAGGCACCACGCCCTGA
- a CDS encoding sensor histidine kinase: protein MKLPAFSLRLKLTLGYALIFILASVLGAVLIYLVASTQLTRSLDATLEETAAVALSNIEREDGQARFAADLNVRNELALELLNGQGQVTARAGEQEDLKPGLPQPGFQTVQDWRLYTVPLAGGGWLRVMRPTELLSGLLETLARILVGAALLMIVLSCLGGYLLADRALKPIDQVALAAASIARRGSYRERVPVAPGGDELTRLSTTVNAMLDRLEGTIEHEKSFARMAAHELRTPLTTLAGRVELLLDRPRDAATYRAGLVQLQERIAALRSLSEGLLSLARTDAPPTLEPVELAGTVLAVAEDLRPEFRMAGKTLHLDVEESWVRAEPEGVRRATVNLLQNALKYGGPQVTLRVRTGELSVADDGSGPTQVDWPRLLHPLERGTGVQGISGSGLGLAVVAALARRWEAELRPAWSVQRFTVTLRFPVATG from the coding sequence TTGAAGCTCCCGGCCTTTAGCCTGCGTCTGAAACTCACGCTGGGGTATGCCCTGATCTTCATCCTGGCGAGTGTGCTGGGGGCCGTGCTGATCTATCTGGTGGCGTCCACCCAACTGACCCGCTCGCTGGACGCGACGCTGGAGGAGACGGCGGCGGTGGCCCTCAGCAACATTGAGCGCGAGGACGGGCAGGCGCGCTTCGCTGCTGACCTCAACGTGCGCAATGAACTCGCGCTGGAGTTGCTGAATGGGCAGGGGCAGGTGACAGCACGGGCCGGGGAGCAGGAGGACTTGAAACCGGGGTTACCCCAGCCGGGCTTCCAGACCGTGCAGGACTGGCGGCTTTACACGGTGCCCCTGGCTGGTGGCGGCTGGCTGCGGGTGATGCGGCCCACGGAACTGCTCAGCGGTCTGCTCGAAACGCTGGCGCGCATCCTGGTCGGGGCAGCCCTGCTGATGATCGTGCTGTCCTGCCTGGGCGGTTACCTGCTGGCCGACCGGGCTTTGAAACCCATCGACCAGGTGGCGCTGGCGGCGGCCAGCATCGCCCGGCGCGGTTCGTACCGGGAGCGCGTTCCGGTCGCCCCTGGCGGCGACGAACTCACGCGCCTGTCCACCACCGTGAACGCGATGCTCGACCGCCTGGAGGGCACCATCGAGCATGAAAAGAGTTTTGCGCGGATGGCGGCGCACGAACTGCGAACCCCCCTCACCACCCTGGCTGGGCGGGTGGAACTGCTGCTGGACCGACCGCGTGACGCGGCGACCTACCGGGCCGGACTGGTGCAACTTCAGGAACGCATCGCGGCGCTGCGCTCACTCAGCGAGGGCCTGCTCAGCCTGGCCCGGACGGACGCCCCGCCCACACTGGAGCCAGTAGAACTGGCCGGGACCGTGCTGGCGGTGGCCGAGGACCTGCGGCCCGAGTTTCGCATGGCGGGGAAGACGCTGCATCTGGACGTGGAGGAAAGCTGGGTGCGGGCCGAGCCAGAGGGGGTCCGTCGGGCGACCGTGAACCTGCTCCAGAACGCGCTGAAGTACGGCGGCCCGCAGGTGACGCTGCGGGTGCGGACCGGTGAGCTGAGCGTTGCGGACGACGGTTCCGGCCCGACTCAGGTGGACTGGCCGCGACTGCTGCATCCACTGGAGCGTGGGACAGGGGTGCAAGGCATCTCCGGCAGCGGCCTGGGCCTTGCGGTGGTCGCCGCCCTCGCCCGGCGCTGGGAAGCGGAACTGAGGCCCGCGTGGTCGGTGCAGCGGTTCACGGTCACGCTCCGTTTCCCAGTCGCGACGGGATGA
- a CDS encoding response regulator transcription factor — MRLLIVEDDPHIAELLRDGLREDGYAVDHAASAEEGFSLAELFPHDLLILDVMLPEGIDAGYRLGQHLREAGNMAPILYLTARGTVEDRVEGLEAGGDDYLVKPFAFKELRARVRALLRRAGGYAHNTLPLSAGFLLDLTAREVYRGGARCDLTRKEYALLELLAHHPGRTFTRDEIIERVWGGEEGVEPKVIDVYVSTIRRKTEDGLIGTVRGVGYRLGDIP, encoded by the coding sequence GTGAGACTGCTGATCGTCGAGGATGACCCCCATATCGCCGAGCTGCTGCGCGATGGGCTACGCGAGGACGGCTACGCGGTGGACCACGCGGCGAGCGCCGAAGAGGGCTTCTCGCTGGCGGAACTGTTCCCGCACGACCTGCTGATCCTGGACGTGATGTTGCCCGAGGGTATAGACGCAGGTTACCGGCTGGGCCAGCACCTCAGGGAGGCGGGCAACATGGCCCCGATCCTGTATCTCACCGCACGGGGCACCGTGGAAGACCGGGTGGAGGGCCTGGAAGCGGGCGGGGACGACTACCTCGTCAAGCCCTTCGCCTTCAAGGAATTGCGTGCCCGCGTGCGCGCCCTGCTGCGCCGCGCGGGCGGCTACGCGCACAACACGCTGCCGCTGTCCGCTGGCTTTCTGCTTGACCTGACAGCCAGGGAGGTCTACCGCGGCGGGGCACGTTGTGACCTGACCCGCAAGGAATACGCGCTGCTGGAACTGCTCGCCCATCATCCGGGTCGCACATTCACCCGCGATGAGATCATCGAACGGGTCTGGGGCGGAGAGGAGGGGGTGGAACCCAAGGTGATCGACGTGTACGTCAGTACGATCCGTCGCAAGACGGAAGACGGACTGATCGGGACGGTGCGCGGCGTGGGCTACCGGCTGGGAGACATTCCTTGA
- a CDS encoding phosphatase PAP2 family protein — MSTLLSHTRRVRPVALLRLFLGILLPLVMVGFIAEEVLEQERIAFEVPFLLALHSSATPLLDRLALLFTTAGGVGVIAPVSALILLGLWLKKRSLALFWGVSVAGAAALDLVMKLIFHRPRPELWPRLVQEHDFGFPSGHSMYSAAFVTALILLTWRTPLRPLVLVLGVLFSGAVGFSRLYLGVHYPTDVLAGWLSGLAWVLGVYSVVRPFRGLPPEGGSA, encoded by the coding sequence ATGAGCACCCTGCTGTCTCACACCCGCCGCGTCCGTCCAGTGGCCCTGCTGCGCCTGTTCCTGGGGATCCTGCTCCCGCTGGTGATGGTCGGTTTCATCGCGGAAGAGGTGCTGGAGCAGGAGCGCATCGCCTTCGAGGTTCCCTTCCTGCTGGCGCTACACAGCTCCGCCACGCCGCTGCTCGACCGGCTGGCGCTGCTGTTCACCACCGCAGGCGGCGTCGGCGTCATCGCCCCCGTCAGTGCCCTGATCCTGCTGGGGCTGTGGCTGAAAAAACGTTCCCTGGCCCTCTTCTGGGGCGTGAGCGTGGCGGGGGCGGCCGCTCTCGACCTGGTGATGAAGCTCATCTTTCACCGGCCCCGGCCCGAGTTGTGGCCCCGGCTGGTGCAGGAACACGACTTCGGCTTTCCCAGCGGCCACAGCATGTACAGCGCTGCCTTTGTCACGGCGCTGATCCTCTTGACCTGGCGCACGCCGCTGCGCCCGCTGGTGCTGGTGCTGGGCGTGCTGTTCAGCGGGGCAGTAGGCTTTTCACGCCTCTACCTGGGGGTGCATTACCCTACCGATGTCCTGGCGGGCTGGCTGAGCGGCCTGGCCTGGGTACTGGGCGTCTACAGCGTCGTGCGGCCCTTCCGGGGCCTGCCGCCCGAAGGAGGTTCCGCGTGA
- a CDS encoding IS1182 family transposase → MLRPQAIGEIPEQTARIAHAAFPKGNVAMRLRDELGTLYRDEDFQHLFPVTGQPALPPWRLALVTVLQFVENLTDRQAADQVRARIDWKHALGLDLDHAGFDRSVLSEFRARLVSGNAEQLLLDRLLEQLKAQGLLKARGKQRTDSTHILAAIRTLNRLEFVGETLRAALNDLAVAAPDWMRTLAPPAWFERYGHRVEEYRLPKGQEARAAYAAVIGTDGFILLDALDADEQHHELRELSAVRLLRQAWTQHFERQEGGVRLGAGPELPPAGERFESPYDQDAQFGNKRSLTWTGYKVHLTESCDDDLPHLITHVETTRAVIPDISSGATIHTALAQKALLPQEHLVDGGYVDADFLASSEQDHAVTVIGPAKGSVSWQAHTEGAFDVDRFQVDWAQHRATCPQGKQSLPWTPGVNAFGTAVLHVKFRTRDCQACVARSLCTKAVQSPRHLTLQPQAQHEALRAARSRQQTESWQPLYNRRAGIEGTLSQAVRTLGLRHARYRGLAKTDLEHVLIAAAINVRRVVAWLEGCPRETTRTSRFQALRPVA, encoded by the coding sequence ATGTTGCGCCCCCAAGCCATCGGCGAGATTCCTGAACAGACCGCCCGAATTGCTCACGCCGCGTTCCCGAAGGGGAATGTGGCGATGCGGCTGCGTGATGAACTTGGCACGCTCTACCGCGATGAGGATTTCCAGCACCTCTTTCCTGTCACAGGTCAGCCTGCCCTCCCACCCTGGCGTCTGGCCCTGGTCACCGTCTTGCAGTTCGTAGAAAACTTGACGGATCGGCAAGCAGCCGATCAGGTTCGGGCGCGCATCGATTGGAAACACGCCCTCGGCCTGGACCTCGACCACGCAGGCTTCGACCGCTCTGTACTCAGCGAGTTCCGCGCACGTTTGGTCAGCGGGAACGCGGAACAACTGCTGCTCGACCGGCTGCTCGAGCAGCTCAAAGCCCAGGGCCTTCTCAAAGCGCGCGGCAAGCAACGGACCGACTCCACCCACATTCTGGCTGCCATCCGCACGCTCAACCGTCTGGAGTTCGTCGGCGAGACCCTGCGTGCAGCGCTGAACGATCTCGCGGTCGCAGCTCCAGACTGGATGCGCACGCTGGCTCCGCCAGCGTGGTTCGAGCGCTATGGGCACCGGGTCGAGGAGTACCGCCTGCCCAAGGGCCAAGAAGCCCGAGCTGCTTACGCTGCGGTGATTGGGACGGACGGCTTTATCCTGCTCGACGCCCTCGACGCGGACGAGCAACACCACGAGTTGCGTGAGTTGAGCGCTGTTCGCCTGCTGCGCCAGGCATGGACACAGCACTTCGAACGGCAGGAAGGTGGTGTGCGGTTGGGTGCTGGTCCTGAACTTCCTCCAGCAGGGGAGCGGTTCGAGTCGCCCTACGACCAGGACGCCCAGTTCGGCAATAAACGCTCGCTGACCTGGACGGGCTACAAGGTGCATCTCACCGAAAGTTGTGACGACGACCTGCCCCACCTCATCACCCACGTCGAAACCACCCGTGCGGTGATCCCCGATATTTCCAGCGGTGCCACCATTCACACGGCCCTCGCGCAGAAGGCCTTGCTGCCCCAGGAACACCTGGTCGATGGCGGATACGTCGACGCCGACTTTCTAGCCTCAAGTGAACAGGACCATGCGGTCACCGTCATTGGGCCAGCCAAGGGCAGTGTGAGCTGGCAAGCTCACACTGAAGGTGCTTTTGATGTGGACCGCTTTCAGGTGGATTGGGCGCAGCACCGGGCCACGTGTCCTCAAGGCAAGCAGTCGTTACCCTGGACCCCCGGGGTCAATGCCTTCGGCACCGCCGTCCTTCATGTCAAGTTCCGTACTCGGGACTGTCAGGCGTGCGTGGCACGGAGCTTATGTACCAAGGCGGTGCAGAGTCCACGCCACTTGACCTTGCAGCCCCAAGCGCAGCACGAAGCCTTGCGGGCAGCACGTAGTCGGCAGCAAACCGAGTCTTGGCAGCCGCTGTACAACCGCCGTGCTGGAATTGAGGGGACCCTTTCGCAGGCGGTTCGGACCTTGGGCCTACGGCATGCCCGCTACCGGGGACTTGCCAAGACCGATCTGGAGCATGTGTTGATCGCGGCCGCGATCAACGTGCGACGGGTGGTCGCCTGGCTTGAGGGCTGCCCCAGGGAGACGACCCGCACCTCTCGCTTTCAGGCCCTCCGTCCCGTCGCTTAG
- a CDS encoding site-specific integrase — MLGKGGRKRTVLLDDPQLIQALRRFLRTLGYTHGPLFQATRNGRGGVLRYQSVQERWQGYAERAGVICTLHQLRHSHATELVNGGVSLATIRKRLGHQHIQTTLRYAEISDTTADTELRTWRRHRSIS, encoded by the coding sequence GTGCTGGGCAAGGGGGGCCGGAAGAGGACCGTACTGCTGGATGATCCTCAGCTCATTCAGGCCCTCCGGCGCTTCTTGCGAACGCTCGGATACACCCACGGCCCTCTGTTCCAAGCGACCAGGAACGGGCGTGGGGGAGTGCTGCGCTACCAGAGCGTGCAGGAACGCTGGCAGGGGTACGCGGAGCGGGCAGGCGTCATTTGCACCCTGCACCAGCTCCGCCACAGCCACGCGACGGAGCTGGTGAATGGCGGCGTGAGCTTAGCGACGATCCGCAAACGCCTGGGCCATCAGCACATCCAGACGACCCTGCGCTACGCCGAAATCAGCGACACCACGGCGGATACAGAACTGCGGACATGGCGACGGCACCGCTCCATATCCTGA
- a CDS encoding RNA polymerase sigma factor translates to MPDLRVPTTGAHHRLIVQLQQGREDALGTLYDEFSGVTYRVCLRMLGSPEDAEEALQDTFLRLETQAGRYDPARGTVQTFVLTIAHHLCLERLRARRSRPQAQPGTFDDPAFDLPAPPPGRDPLDQALVEAALRSLPETDRLLLEGMFFGGYSHAELAARTGLPLGTVKSRLRRALLKLRERMHP, encoded by the coding sequence ATGCCTGACCTGAGGGTGCCCACCACCGGGGCACACCACCGTCTGATCGTCCAGCTTCAACAGGGCCGCGAGGACGCCCTGGGGACCCTGTATGACGAGTTTTCCGGTGTGACCTACCGCGTGTGCCTGCGGATGCTGGGCTCGCCCGAGGATGCCGAGGAAGCCTTACAGGACACGTTCCTCCGCCTTGAGACGCAGGCTGGACGCTACGACCCGGCACGCGGCACGGTCCAAACCTTCGTGCTGACCATCGCCCATCACCTGTGCCTGGAACGGTTGCGCGCCCGCCGTTCCAGGCCGCAGGCCCAGCCGGGCACCTTCGACGACCCAGCCTTCGACCTGCCCGCTCCACCCCCGGGGCGCGACCCGCTGGACCAGGCGCTCGTCGAGGCCGCGCTGCGCTCCCTGCCCGAGACCGACCGGCTGCTGCTGGAAGGCATGTTCTTCGGCGGCTACAGCCACGCCGAACTGGCCGCCCGCACCGGCCTGCCCCTGGGCACGGTCAAGAGCCGCCTGCGCCGCGCCCTGCTCAAACTCCGCGAAAGGATGCACCCATGA
- a CDS encoding anti-sigma factor domain-containing protein: MTAHPLDLLPGYVLGHLDAPEAETVEVHLLGCPVCRAEVARLRDALFSLADDLPLAVPPSDTWDRIQARRAVRPPPPVSRPVLWPWLSTAVVVALLALGGYTAWTRLALPQQASVQRWEAQGSTRLALTSRDGRAFGTLLVRPDGQALVVLDRPAPTGQVYQAWGRQASGPRAGVPVSLGLTDGTVMQVAWTGFDSLGISVEPMGGSPAPTRPLGRVNLPGV; encoded by the coding sequence ATGACCGCCCACCCCCTCGACCTGCTGCCCGGGTACGTGCTCGGGCACCTGGACGCCCCCGAGGCGGAGACCGTCGAGGTCCACCTCCTCGGCTGCCCGGTGTGCCGCGCCGAGGTGGCCCGGCTGCGGGACGCGCTGTTTTCCCTGGCAGACGACCTGCCCCTCGCCGTACCGCCAAGTGACACCTGGGACCGCATTCAGGCCCGGCGCGCCGTCCGCCCCCCCCCGCCCGTCTCCCGTCCGGTTCTGTGGCCCTGGCTCTCCACCGCAGTGGTCGTGGCCCTGCTGGCGCTTGGAGGATATACCGCCTGGACCCGGCTGGCTCTCCCCCAGCAGGCCAGCGTGCAGCGCTGGGAGGCGCAGGGCTCAACCCGGCTCGCCCTCACCTCACGCGACGGGAGGGCGTTCGGCACCCTGCTCGTCCGCCCGGACGGCCAGGCGCTCGTGGTGCTGGACCGTCCCGCTCCAACGGGGCAGGTGTACCAGGCGTGGGGCCGCCAGGCGAGCGGTCCCCGGGCCGGTGTCCCCGTGAGCCTGGGCCTCACCGACGGCACGGTCATGCAGGTGGCGTGGACGGGCTTCGACTCGCTGGGCATCAGCGTCGAGCCGATGGGGGGCAGCCCAGCCCCGACCCGCCCGCTGGGTCGTGTGAATCTGCCAGGTGTCTGA
- a CDS encoding helix-turn-helix domain-containing protein — protein sequence MRAASLIPHLTTKELEQAYRQAERPVERSRWQILWLKSKGKSIPEMIEATGFSITTISTLIRTYNAEGVTAVSDKRQFNKSKPALNAEQQEALVQALQSPPESGGLWTSKKVQHYIQEHFDIEVTEPCAWGYFSRLGFTLQVPRPTHVQAASPEEQEHFVKKSKRR from the coding sequence ATGAGAGCTGCTTCCCTGATCCCCCACCTCACGACCAAAGAGCTTGAGCAGGCTTACCGGCAGGCCGAGCGTCCTGTCGAGCGTTCACGCTGGCAGATTCTCTGGCTGAAGAGTAAAGGGAAATCGATTCCAGAAATGATTGAGGCCACAGGCTTTTCGATAACCACCATCAGCACATTGATTCGCACCTACAATGCTGAAGGCGTCACGGCGGTATCGGACAAACGCCAGTTCAACAAGTCCAAACCTGCCCTGAATGCAGAGCAGCAAGAAGCCCTGGTTCAAGCTCTCCAGAGTCCACCGGAAAGCGGTGGACTCTGGACTAGTAAGAAAGTCCAACACTACATTCAAGAGCATTTCGATATTGAGGTCACGGAGCCGTGTGCCTGGGGATACTTCAGTCGTTTGGGCTTTACGCTTCAGGTTCCTCGTCCCACCCACGTCCAGGCGGCCTCACCTGAGGAACAGGAACACTTCGTAAAAAAGTCGAAGCGGCGCTGA